The following are encoded in a window of Malassezia japonica chromosome 7, complete sequence genomic DNA:
- the HMG1 gene encoding hydroxymethylglutaryl-CoA reductase (NADPH) (EggNog:ENOG503NUYR; BUSCO:EOG092608ZS; COG:I; TransMembrane:8 (i31-51o71-91i270-290o310-334i433-451o457-480i532-552o1163-1185i)) produces MGEAQGRSALSRPAAAVAAAATRAARHPIEVIVTVFVLATLAYFYIVHAITHSLLFSSLSDVASLSLSSRRASGGTSAGTVLAAAGLPVFARPAGASWRPLQELEGDAAATDAFLGHARYLEWVVVSDGPMGSEDARELRREAILPALAHHLQNASHGRCGSSIVHMHDFTNDTDAEAFGCLSQDLDSYDGATVQRFVQRAQLDHALQKTLEAATEAHHSDSARVAAELARWRDGALWVQPLTPATRRAQDAQLSLRWAVSFLRRVVHRLWVCIQAADSIDFTVLLGAYLLMHGSFVHLYVSMRRFPSGFWLGTCVLLSSTFAFLFALVTANVLRVPVDPILLTEALPFLVITVGFEKPFLLTRAFFAREQPHEVVADAPQDATTPEQRFVQALTQRVQEEQTLGRLAPPAPPVRDVAGAALQATCSGIVRGYAIEISILAAGALSGISGLREFCQLATLILVFDAALLFSFFLAVLCIAAEVSRLRPRAADDVQVDEAPEEAPAEPKHIRSQPWYRRVMGPIEHPLARLKLLLLLTIVSLHAANLLSTLTLHTTLVRHHTSRAPTLYDQALASSSVYDVSLSNAALVQFLEAYAATQPADADLSVVVTFPTVLVLVDGTAHAERGSLIEAAVNASGARGRPAQAGDFMARLGLPLRPRTVSALESFMQAWSAVASDPVIGKWLSVALVISLFLNTFLLKGIATRNPAVIEGNAVRVTAQAAARLMGAHIVDWQKKPAETPKAPAVRVAPPAPAVPPPAPSEPPRAYDEVMRIYGDGEGVLSLNDEEVILLAQKGVIAPYALEKKLQDYERAVFVRRALLSRASTTKTLETSLLPYKSYQYEAVFGACCENVVGYMPIPVGIAGPLRVDGQMMPLPMATTEGTLVASTSRGCKALNNAGGVTTVLTQDAMTRGPVIDFPSIVSAAKAKRWLDSSAGAQEIKAAFDSTSRFARLASLHSVLAGRTLYVRFATSTGDAMGMNMISKGVEAALSMMREKHFPDMQLLSLSGNYCTDKKPAAINWIEGRGKSVVAEALIPGDVVRTVLKCTVADMVRLNTKKNLVGSAMAGSVGGFNAHASNILTAMYLATGQDPAQNVESSNCITLMEAVNDGRDLLVSVSMPSIEVGTVGGGTVLPPQRAMLDVLGVRGANQETPGANAQRLARIIAAAVMAGELSLMGALAAGHLIQAHMKHNRSAPATPGTATPIAGQAPQFLPSMTPLIATPVGQAASPVDTPK; encoded by the coding sequence ATGGGAGAAGCGCAGGGACGGAGCGCGCTGAGCCGccccgcggcggcggtggctgccgcggcgacgcgtgcggcgcggcacccGATCGAGGTGATCGTGACGGTGTTTGTActggcgacgctcgcctaCTTTTACATCGTGCACGCGATTACGCACTCGCTTCTTTTTTCGAGCCTCTCGGACGTGgcctcgctctcgctctcgtcgcgccgcgcatcggGCGGCACTTCGGCTGGCACGGTGCTGGCTGCGGCGGGACTGCCGGTGTTTGCGCGcccggccggcgcgtcgtggcgcccgctgcaggagctcgaaggagacgctgcggcgaccgacgccTTTCTTGGCCACGCGCGGTACCTCGAGTGGGTCGTCGTGTCCGACGGCCCGATGGGCTCAGAGGACGcacgcgagctgcgccgcgaggcgatccTGCCGGCACTCGCGCACCACCTCCAAAACGCAAGCCACGGACGCTGCGGGTCGTCTATCGTGCACATGCACGACTTTACCAACGACACCGACGCGGAGGCGTTTGGGTGCCTGTCGCAGGACCTTGACTCGTACGACGGCGCGACTGTGCAGCGCtttgtgcagcgcgcgcagctcgaccacGCCTTGCAAAAGACGCTCGAAGCGgccaccgaggcgcaccacagcgactcggcgcgcgtcgccgcggagcttgcgcgctggcgcgacggcgcactGTGGGTGCAGCCGCTcacgccggcgacgcgccgcgcgcaggaTGCCCAGCTCTCGCTGCGCTGGGCCGTCTCGtttctgcgccgcgtcgtgcaccgCCTCTGGGTGTGCATCCAGGCGGCGGACTCGATCGACTTTAccgtgctcctcggcgcaTACCTCTTGATGCACGGCTCGTTTGTGCACCTCTACGtctcgatgcgccgctttCCGTCGGGCTTTTGGCTCGGAACGTGCGTGTTGCTCTCGAGCACGTTTGCTTTCCTCTTTGCCCTGGTCACCGCCAATGTGCTGCGCGTGCCCGTCGACCCGATCCTCctgaccgaggcgctgccgtTCCTGGTTATCACGGTGGGCTTCGAGAAGCCGTTCCTGCTCACGCGCGCGTtctttgcgcgcgagcagccgCACGAagtcgtcgccgacgccccgCAGGACGCCACGACACCCGAGCAGCGCTTTGTCCAGGccctgacgcagcgcgtgcaggaggagcagacgctcggccgcctcgcgccgcccgcgccgccggtgcgcgacgtggccggcgccgcgctgcaggcgacgtgcagcgGCATTGTGCGTGGCTACGCGATCGAGATTAGCatcctcgccgccggcgcgctgagCGGCATcagcggcctgcgcgagttCTGCcagctcgcgacgctgatCCTCGTGTttgacgcggcgctgctctttTCCTTCTTTCTTGCCGTGCTGTGCATTGCGGCCGAAGTGTCGCGCCTGCGTCCCCGTGCTGCGGACGACGTGCaggtggacgaggcgccggaggaggcgcctgccgagcccAAGCACATCCGGAGCCAGCCGTGGTACCGCCGCGTGATGGGCCCGATCGAGCACCCGCTGGCGCGCCTcaagctgctgctgctgctcacGATCGTTtcgctgcacgccgccaACCTCTTGTCGACGCTGACGCTGCACACGACGCTGGTGCGCCACcacacgtcgcgcgcaccaACGCTGTacgaccaggcgctcgcctcgtcgtcggtgtACGATGTGAGCCTGTCGAATGCTGCGCTGGTGCAGTTCCTcgaggcgtacgcggcgacgcagccggccgacgcggaccTGAGCGTAGTCGTGACCTTCCCCACGGTGCTTGTGCTGGTCgacggcacggcgcacgcggagcgcggctcgctcatcgaggcggcggtcaacgcgagcggcgcgcgcggccgcccggCACAGGCGGGCGACTTTATggcgcgtctcggtctGCCGCTGCGTCCGCGCACCGTCTCTGCCCTCGAGTCGTTCATGCAGGCATGGAGTGCGGTGGCGAGCGACCCGGTGATTGGCAAGTGGCTCTCGGTGGCGCTCGTCATTTCGCTCTTTCTCAACACCTTTCTGCTCAAAGGCATCGCCACGCGCAATCCCGCGGTGATTGAAGGGAACGCGGTGCGTGTTACAGcccaggccgccgcgcggctcaTGGGCGCGCACATTGTCGACTGGCAAAAGAAGCCTGCCGAGACCCCGAaagcgccggcggtgcgtgtcgcgccgcccgcgccggccgtgccgccgcccgcacCGTCGgagccgccgcgtgcgtACGACGAGGTGATGCGCATCTATGGCGACGGCGAAGGCGTCCTCTCGCTGAACGACGAGGAGGTGATCCTCCTTGCACAAAAAGGCGTCATTGCGCCCTACGCCCTCGAAAAGAAGCTGCAGGACTATGAGCGTGCGGTGTttgtgcgccgtgcgctcttGTCGCGTGCGTCGACGACCAAGACACTCGAGACGAGTCTCTTGCCGTACAAGTCGTACCAGTACGAAGCGGTGTTTGGCGCGTGCTGCGAGAACGTCGTGGGCTACATGCCGATTCCCGTCGGCATCGCGGGCCCGCTCAGGGTCGACGGCCAGATGATGCCGCTGCCGATGGCCACGACCGAaggcacgctcgtcgcgtcCACGTCGCGTGGATGCAAGGCGCTCAACAACGCCGGGGGCGTCACCACCGTCCTCACGCAGGACGCCATGACGCGCGGCCCGGTGATCGACTTCCCGTCGATCGTGAGTGCGGCCAAGGCGAAGCGCTGGCTGGACTCGAGCGCGGGTGCGCAGGAGATCAAGGCCGCGTTTGACTCGACGTCGCGgtttgcgcgcctcgcgtcgctgcactcggtgctcgccgggcgcacGCTGTACGTGCGCTTTgcgacgtcgaccggcgacgCAATGGGCATGAACATGATCTCGAAAGgtgtcgaggccgcgctgTCGATGATGCGCGAGAAGCACTTTCCCGACATGCAGCTTCTCTCGCTTTCCGGCAACTACTGCACGGACAAGAAGCCGGCTGCGATCAACTGGATCGAGGGGCGCGGCAAgagcgtcgtcgccgaggcgctgattCCCGGAGACGTCGTCCGCACGGTGCTCAAGTGCACCGTCGCAGACATGGTACGCCTCAACACGAAAAAGAACCTCGTCGGGAGCGCCATGGCGggcagcgtcggcggctTCAACGCGCACGCGTCCAATATACTCACGGCAATGTACCTCGCCACAGGACAGGACCCCGCGCAAAACGTCGAGAGCAGCAACTGCATCACGCTCATGGAGGCGGTCAACGACGGTCGCGACCTGCTCGTCTCGGTGAGCATGCCTTCGATCGAGGTCGGGAccgtgggcggcggcaccgtCCTCCCGCCCCAGCGCGcgatgctcgacgtgctcggcgtgcgggGCGCAAACCAAGAGACCCCGGGCGCCAACGCACAGCGCCTCGCACGCAtcatcgccgccgcggtcATGGCCGGCGAACTAAGCCTCAtgggcgcgctcgctgccgggCACCTCATCCAGGCGCACATGAAACACAACCGCAGTGCGCCTGCCACGCCGGGCACCGCCACGCCGATCGCGggccaggcgccgcagtTCCTTCCTTCCATGACGCCGCTCATCGCCACGCCAGTCGGCCAGGCGGCCTCACCGGTAGACACCCCGAAATAG
- the lcf1 gene encoding long-chain-fatty-acid--CoA ligase (EggNog:ENOG503NVN8; COG:I) gives MVDLLDAGRKRHGSRRLIASREILREHKDQKVIRKKVGDKEVEETKTWTFYELSDYTYTTLNEFCDLVGKFSSGLGALGLNSSTRFNIFASTAMNWQIAAQSCFRQGLTFCTAYDTLGPSGLQVSLEEPEVVGMFTNAAQLHVVDSVVENTPLLRVVIYDGEADPKVLESVRAKLSTRPNAHLVTFDEVLKLGAQHSNSAPVQVNPDDIACIMYTSGSTGAPKGVILTHANLVATVAAVDMLISPYLGDNESLLAYLPLAHILEFVVECFALYRGIALGYGRVKTLTATSVRNSKSDLMAFRPTLMVGVPAVWELIRKGIVSKVSSAGSVKQKMFNMGMWSKKNNVPGLKQFSDAVVFKAVKEQTGGRLHLALSGGAPIAKETHEFLRNALVNILQGYGMTESSAMCAVLTPEFFKYSCVGVPMPSVEIKLRDVPDANYLSTNNPPQGEVMLRGPSITKGYFKRPDVTAETLTEDGWLCTGDVGQWNADGTLSLIDRKKNLVKLSGGEYIALERLESTYKSCNVVTNVCVHASSEAKQPMAVVFPREDTLRSTLSQNGLGNLKDQELEELCKNKDVTQLVLKELNQVGKGAGFVPMEQLQSVVLVPEELPLTAAQKVQRKEVESKYGDEIKKVYP, from the coding sequence ATGGtggacctgctcgacgctgggcgcaagcgccacggctcgcgccgcttgATTGCGTCGCGCGAGATTCTTCGTGAGCACAAGGACCAGAAGGTGATCCGCAAGAAGGTGGGCGACAAGGAAGTCGAAGAGACCAAGACGTGGACCTTTTACGAGCTGAGCGACTACACCTACACGACGCTCAACGAGTTCTGCGACCTTGTCGGCAAATTCTCGTCGGgtctcggtgcgctcgggctcaacagctcgacgcgcttcaACATCTTTGCGTCTACCGCGATGAACTGGCAGATCGCCGCGCAGTCGTGCTTCCGTCAGGGCCTTACCTTCTGCACGGCCTacgacacgctcggccCGAGCGGTCTCCAGGTTTcgctcgaggagcccgAGGTGGTCGGTATGTTTACCAACGCAGCCCAGCTGCACGTTGTCGACAGCGTCGTGGAGAACACGCCActgctgcgcgtcgtgATCTACGACGGTGAGGCAGACCCCAAGGTGCTCGAGAGCGTGCGTGCGAAGCTCTCGACGCGCCCCaacgcgcacctcgtcaCCTTTGACGAGGTGCTGAagctcggtgcgcagcacagcaactcggcgccggtgcaggTGAACCCTGACGACATTGCGTGTATCATGTACACCTCGGGCTCGACGGGTGCGCCGAAGGGTGTCATTCTCACCCACGCGAACTTGGTGGCGACGGTGGCTGCGGTCGATATGCTGATCAGCCCCTACCTGGGGGACAACGAGTCGCTGCTTGCCTACCTTCCTTTGGCGCATATCCTCGAGTTTGTCGTCGAGTGCTTTGCGCTCTACCGCGGCATTGCGCTCGGCTACGGCCGCGTCAAGACGCTCACTGCGACCTCGGTGCGCAACTCGAAGAGTGACCTGATGGCCTTCCGCCCGACGCTCATGGTCGGTGTCCCGGCGGTCTGGGAGCTGATCCGCAAGGGTATCGTCTCCAAGGTCAGCTCTGCCGGTTCGGTGAAGCAAAAGATGTTTAACATGGGCATGTGGTCGAAGAAGAACAATGTGCCGGGTCTTAAGCAGTTCTCCGACGCGGTCGTCTTCAAGGCGGTCAAGGAGCAGACGGGTGGCCGCCTGCACCTCGCTCTGTCGGgtggcgcgccgatcgccaAGGAGACGCACGAGTTCCTGCGCAACGCGCTGGTGAACATCCTGCAGGGCTACGGTATGACCGAGTCGTCGGCCATGTGCGCCGTGCTCACCCCCGAGTTCTTCAAGTACTCGTGTGTCGGTGTGCCGATGCCCTCGGTCGAGatcaagctgcgcgacgtgccggaCGCCAACTACCTCTCGACGAACAACCCGCCGCAGGGCGAGGTGATGCTCCGTGGTCCCTCGATCACCAAGGGTTACTTTAAGCGCCCGGACGTCACCGCCGAGACGCTTACCGAAGACGGCTGGCTGTGCACCGGTGACGTCGGCCAGTGGAACGCCGACGGCACCCTGTCGCTCATTGACCGCAAGAAGAACCTGGTCAAGCTCAGCGGCGGTGAGTacattgcgctcgagcgcctcgagtcgACGTACAAGTCGTGCAACGTCGTGACCAACGTTTGCGtgcacgcctcgtcggAGGCCAAGCAGCCCATGGCCGTCGTCTTCCCGCGCGAGgacacgctgcgctcgacgctgTCGCAGAACGGCCTCGGCAACCTCAAGgaccaggagctcgaggagctttGCAAGAACAAGGATGTTACTCAGCTTGTGCTCAAGGAGCTCAACCAGGTCGGCAAGGGCGCCGGCTTTGTGCCAATGGAGCAGCTCCAGTccgtcgtgctcgtccCCGAAGAACTCCCTCTGACCGCCGCCCAGaaggtgcagcgcaaggaggtCGAGTCCAAGTACGGCGACGAGATCAAGAAGGTATACCCGTGA
- a CDS encoding protein deglycase (EggNog:ENOG503P44P; COG:V; MEROPS:MER0010992), whose product MTKAIVFLAEGTEEMEFSIAYDVLVRGGVDVKSVYVPAAGAADAPPNGLVKASRGVQIGPDMTLTQLVQAGDVGSYDALIVPGGVGGAQTIGKDETVLKMLSDAYQGKRLVGAICAGSLAALHAKIGLKGPITSHPSVADQLSKDYEYSEDHVVVTDHLVTSRGPGTSFAFALTLLEKLEGAEVRNKVAAPMVLQHL is encoded by the exons ATGACCAAGGCGATTGTATTTCTCGCAGAGGGGACGGAGGAGATGGAATTTAGCATCGCGTacgacgtgctcgtgcgGGGTGGCGTAGACGTCAAGTCGGTGTACGTGCCCGCGGCGGGTGCCGCGGACGCCCCGCCGAACGGCCTCGTGAAGGCCTCGCGTGGCGTCCAGATTGGGCCCGACATGACCCTCAcccagctcgtgcaggcgggcgacgtcggcTCGTACGATGCGCTGATTGTgccgggcggcgtcggtgGTGCACAGACCATCGGTAAGGACGAGACGGTGCTCAAGATGCTCAGCGACGCCTACCAGggcaagcgcctcgtcggcgccatCTGCGCCGGatcgctcgcggcgctccatGCAAAGATCGGCCTCAAGGGCCCGATCACGAGCCACCCGTCGGTGGCCGACCAGCTCTCCAAGG ACTATGAGTACTCTGAGGACCACGTCGTGGTCACCGACCACCTCGTGACAAGCCGCGGACCGGGCACCTCGTTTGCCTTTGCGCTTACGCTCCTCGAAAAGCTCGAGggtgccgaggtgcgcaacAAGGTCGCTGCGCCCATGGTCCTCCAGCACCTATAG
- a CDS encoding uncharacterized protein (EggNog:ENOG503P63G; COG:S), giving the protein MQQAAPLSPEAYADALLQSYLSPATDDAPAVWTAKYAEEVAKRRESALEKTLLYDRLLAEANVEASLFPPSSPSDTYVLLVAILTAAVAEDEKSALLYYLFKEHAGEADGDVFAEHVALSPSKRAEIDGYWGVDHALFASAIPYLKDARFLPIVAETLGGQHKHAALLLELYDVQGSLPATCGTPSEATLHQLALLLEALAQVRGLGTAWVACRQWLAAQPNAQALHNALYGVLLRYCFAPPRPDAIRALLALPLDADEEGRVQNYALTPGSAAPSHAAVAVDTLLLKLINEGRYVDAIHLDRRAAQLERSHAFGSDGSSQAARLRHRRKALVDGVWSILPAVQRDALVADLGPEPMAEEAQPAAPERPQTPLSASLSAAPAKASPDARLLYTAVHLPSLGQKRGATPALRESDAPLRSSSPFAGWKRAAPRETQKEAPRPLEPGWGVPIPKMAQDVAMDEARAVEEDMDDALDEAEAVNEDEPMADEADEADEADADDEPVDDEPVDVDEPADEPEDEHADPSPSPEVPRRRRGSRRAAKKANEALRMTLRSEDPPVPGGFPMEAAPARRTRRTSRAPEEGLTASASMYPTAQSPAPRLPRSATQGDVAYPQASLARLEALHDHRPIARRTRAQTAELESHGSQASDVGDLSDFAHDEPATPSRRRRRASPVATPQRVTRSSRRLKDGTTPGTPRSVPRRRDGK; this is encoded by the exons ATGCAACAAGCGGCACCGCTCTCGCCAGAGGcgtacgccgacgcgctcctgcagAGCTATCTCTCGCCGGCGACAGACGACGCACCGGCGGTGTGGACGGCAAAGTACGCGGAAGAGGTCGCCAAGCGCCGGGAGAGCGCGCTTGAGAAGACGCTCTTGTACGACCGCCTCTTGGCCGAGGCCAACGTCGAGG CCTCGCTCTTTCCCCCGTCTTCGCCGTCGGATACCTATGTGCTGCTTGTCGCGATTCTCACGGCCGCCGTGGCCGAGGACGAAAagagcgcgctgctctACTACCTCTTTAAAGagcacgccggcgaggccgacggcgacgtctttgccgagcacgtcgccctcTCGCCGAGCAAGCGCGCAGAGATCGACGGGTACTGGGGCGTGGACCACGCCTTGTTTGCG TCCGCTATCCCTTACTTGAAGGACGCACGCTTTCTGCCGATCGTCGCCGAGACACTCGGCGGCCAACACAaacacgccgcgctcctcctcgagctgtaCGACGTGCAGGGATCGCTGCCTGCGACGTGCGGGACGCcgtccgaggcgacgctgcaccaactcgccctcctcctcgaggccctggcgcaggtgcgcggcctcggcactGCATGGGTCGCCTGCCGCCAGTGGCTCGCCGCCCAGCCCAACgcacaggcgctgcacaaTGCCCTCTATGGCGTGCTGTTGCGCTACTgctttgcgccgccgcggcccgaCGCGAttcgcgcgctcctcgcgctgcccCTCGATGCCGATGAGGAGGGCCGCGTGCAAAACTATGCTTTGACgccgggcagcgccgcgccgagccacgCGGCAGTGGCCGTGGACACGCTCCTCCTCAAGCTCATCAACGAGGGTCGGTACGTCGACGCCATCcacctcgaccgccgcgccgcacagcTCGAACGCTCGCACGCAttcggcagcgacggcagcagccaggcggcgcgcctgcgccaccgccgcaaggcgctTGTCGACGGCGTCTGGTCGATCCtgccggccgtgcagcgcgacgcgcttgtCGCGGATCTCGGGCCGGAGCCGATGGCGGAAGAGGCCcagcctgctgcgcccgagcggcCGCAGACGCCGCTGAGTGCGTCGCTgagtgcggcgccggccaaggcgtcgccggacgcgcgcctcttgtATACCGCCGTGCACCTTCCTTCGCTGGGCCagaagcgcggcgcgacgccggcgctgcgcgagtccgatgcgccgctgcgtaGCAGCAGTCCGTTTGCGGGCtggaagcgcgccgcgccgcgcgagacgcaaaaggaggcgccgcgcccgctcGAGCCGGGCTGGGGCGTGCCGATTCCTAAGATGGCGCAGGACGTGGCtatggacgaggcgcgtgccgtcgaAGAGGATATGGACGACGCACttgacgaggccgaggcggtaaacgaggacgagccgatggccgacgaggccgacgaggccgacgaggccgatGCTGACGACGAGCCTGTGGACGACGAGCCTGTGGACGTCGATGAGCCTGCGGACGAGCCTGAGGACGAGCATGCGGAcccctcgccgtcgcccgaagtcccgcgccgccgccgtggctcacgccgcgcggcaaAGAAGGCaaacgaggcgctgcgcatgacgctgcgctccgAGGACCCCCCCGTTCCCGGCGGCTTCCCGATGGaagcggcgccggcgcggcgtacgcggcgcacgtcgcgtgcgcccgaAGAGGGTCTGACCGCATCTGCGTCCATGTACCCCACGGCCCAGTCGCCGGCCCCCCGCCTGCCACGCAGTGCGACGCAAGGCGACGTGGCGTACCCCCAAGCGTCGcttgcgcgtctcgaggcgTTGCACGACCACCGCCCTattgcgcggcgcacgcgtgcgcagactgccgagctcgagtcgcaCGGCTCGCAGGCGAGCGATGTGGGGGACCTGTCCGACtttgcgcacgacgagcccgcgacgccctcgcggcggcggcggcgtgcgtcgcccgTGGCAACCCCCCAGCGCGTCACGCGCTCGTCCCGCCGTTTGAAGGACGGCACGACGCCCGGCACCCCCCGCTCGGTcccccggcggcgcgatggAAAGTAG